From Streptomyces sp. TLI_053, a single genomic window includes:
- a CDS encoding TetR/AcrR family transcriptional regulator, translating into MTESTGSTGLTGRRERKKAATRQKIADTALRLFLERGYDAVGIRDVAAEADVAVTTVFAHFASKEALVFEQDQDFEQRLVHAVAGRAPDEALVPALHREIRALVHHCTADGAAPVWHLIDTSPDLRQYEATMRLRHAESLAAAIAAGDAVTEGTGPRYSTTACRTIARFAVDAFTLAREAADPDAALEEIFRMVEAAWNAAGADGHPATPAGG; encoded by the coding sequence ATGACCGAGAGCACCGGGTCGACCGGGTTGACCGGGCGCCGCGAACGCAAGAAGGCCGCCACCCGTCAGAAGATCGCCGACACCGCACTGCGGCTGTTCCTCGAACGCGGCTACGACGCGGTGGGAATCCGTGACGTGGCCGCCGAGGCCGACGTCGCCGTCACCACCGTCTTCGCCCACTTCGCCTCGAAGGAGGCCCTGGTCTTCGAACAGGACCAGGACTTCGAGCAGCGACTCGTCCACGCGGTCGCCGGCCGGGCCCCGGACGAGGCGCTCGTTCCCGCGCTCCACCGCGAGATCCGGGCCCTGGTGCACCACTGCACCGCCGACGGCGCCGCACCGGTCTGGCACCTGATCGACACCTCGCCCGACCTGCGGCAGTACGAGGCGACCATGAGGCTGCGCCACGCGGAGTCGCTGGCCGCCGCCATCGCCGCAGGTGACGCCGTCACCGAGGGAACCGGGCCGCGGTACAGCACCACGGCCTGCCGGACGATCGCACGATTCGCGGTCGACGCCTTCACCCTGGCCCGGGAGGCGGCCGATCCGGACGCGGCGCTCGAGGAGATCTTCCGGATGGTCGAGGCCGCCTGGAACGCCGCGGGCGCCGATGGGCACCCCGCCACCCCGGCGGGCGGCTGA